The sequence CAGGCGGGCTGGCGCAGCCGGAATCGTCATGAATATACGACGTTCGTTCTATGTGATGGCCGCGCTGGTGGCGTTGCTGTCGGCCGGCGCGGGGTACTGGCAACTGGCCGATAGCCACGCCAAGCTGGAGGCGGTTGAATGGGTGCATGACGCCAATCGCCTGGCCGACGCTGCGCAGCAGCTCAGTGCCGGCCTGGCGATGGAGCGCGGCATTACCGCGGCCATCCTCGCCAATCCGGCCGATGCCCAGGCCGCGATGCTGGACGAAATGCGTCGCGCACGACAGTCGGTCGATGCCTATCAGAAGCGCCTGAGCGTCGTTGCCGACGCCCTCACGCGGCGCGACATCGCGCATCCGGTGCTGTCGAAACTGCGGGAAATGGGTCCGGTCAGGCTGCAGATGGCGGCGCTGCGCGCCACCGTGGATGCCCGCTTGACCGGGGCGGACGAGCGGCTCGACGCCGAGGGGTGGATCGAGCAGATGACCGAGCACATCGGCAGCCTGCAGGATCTGGCCGCGATCAGCATGCAGCCGCTGCGCGATAACCGCTATACGCTGGCCTCGGCGCTGGCGATCAAGGATGTGATGTTCACGCTTGGCGAGTATGCCGGGCGTGAGCGGGCGGCCATTGGGGTGGCCGTCGCCCGCGGCACGCCCCTGAGTGCATATGCATGGCGTGCGCTGGAGGATCAACGGCTGATTGCCGACCGGGCGCGTGCGCGTGCCGAGGCGATCCTCGCGCATCTGCCGGCCACGCCCGAACTGGTGCAGGCGCGACTGCGCTTCGAGGTGGAGTACCTGGGGCGCTACGAGGCGTTGCGCTCGCAGATCCTGGCCAGCAGTCTGGCCGGCGAACGCTACCCTGTCGATGCCGGGCAGTGGTATCGCGAGGCCACGGCGGGTGTCGACGCCATCCTGGGCGTGTCCTCGGCGCTCAGTTCGCAGTTCGAGGCGGACATTGCCCGCCTGCGCAGCCATGCGGTCAACACCCAGGGCATGTTGATCCTGTTGTTTCTGGCCATGGCCGTGCTGTTCGGCATTGCCGTGCAGGGCGTTCGCCACCGCGTGTTGCTGCCCTTGCAAGCGCTCGAATCGGCGGCGGCGACCATCACGCGGGGAGACCTCTCCCAGCCGCTACCCGCGCAGCGTTCGGACGAGCTGGGCCGGCTCGGCGAGGCGTTCGAGAACATGCGACAGGCCTTGCTGGAAGACAAGGATCGGCGCGAACGGGACACTGTGGCGTTGCGCAAACTCTACGCCCTGATCGAACAAAGCGCCACCGCGATGATCGTCACCGACGCCGATGGCATCATCGAATACGCCAACACCCCGTTTGCCACCATTACCGGCTACACGCGGGAGGAGGCGATTGGCCGCAAGGCGGGCTTCTGGCGCTCCGAGCGCACCCCCGCCGCCCTCTACCGCCAGATGTGGGAGACCGCGCTGGCCGGAAAGGTGTGGGAAGGCGAGATGATCAACCGGCGCAAGAACGGGGAGCTGTACTGGGCCTCGATGATCCTCAGCCCGGTCAGCGACGACAACGGCCGCATCACGCATTTGATCAGTGTCCAGAGCGATATCAGCGAACGCCGCCTCATCGAGGAGCGGCTCAACTTCCTGTTCGACCTATGATGAACTGACCGGCCTGCCCAATCGCAGCCTGCTGGCGCAGCGATTTGCCGAGATCAGCGCGGAGGTGGAGCACCGCGGCACGATGATCGGCTTCGTGAGCATCGGCATCGGTCGCTTCAAGCGGATCAACGACAGCCTCGGGCGCGACGTGGGTGACCAACTGCTCAAGGTGATTGCCCAGCGGCTGAGCGAGTGCGTTGATGTCGCCGACACGGTGTCACGCCACGGTGGTACGGAATTCGTCGTGATGACGCCCGATCTGGTGCTGCGCGATGCCTTGCACGACAAGGTCGCGCGCATCATCGATACGCTCAACCTGCCCGTCGTCATCCAGGGTGAGCGCCTGCAGCCGACCATCAATGCCGGCATCAGTGTGATGCCGCATGATGGCGGCCATCTCGATGTGCTGTTGCGCAAGGCCACGATTGCGCTGCATCACGCCGAGCGCCACGGCCTGGGCACCTGTCAGTGTTCCGACGCGCTCGACCAGGATGCGCAGGAGCGGCTGGCGCTAGAGGGCGCGCTGCGCGACTCGCTTGAATCGAGTGCGCTTGAACTGCACTACCAGCCCAAGGTGAACCTGGCCAGCGGTCATGTCGTCGGTGTCGAAGCGCTGGCGCGATGGGTGCATCCGGTCACCCGCCAGCAGGTGCCGCCATCGCGCTTCATCCCGATTGCCGAGGAGAGCGGCCTGATCCTGCAGCTGGGCGCCTGGGCCTTGCGCCAGGCTTGCCGGCAGAACAAGGCCTGGCTGGATGCCGGCCTGCCTCGCGTCGTGGTTGCGGTCAACCTCTCGGCCAACCAGTTGCGCCAGCCGGATCTGGTCGACATCGTGGCCGAGGTCCTGCGCGAGACCGGCCTGCCGCCCGCGCTGCTCGAGCTTGAATTGACCGAGAGCGCGCTGATGGAAGACCCCGAGCAGGCCAACGAGGTCTTGCGCCGTCTCAAGGCCCTCGGCCTGCGCCTGGCCATCGACGACTTCGGTACGGGCTATTCCAGTCTCGCCTATCTGAGCCAGTTCCCGGTCGACCAGCTCAAGATCGATCGCAGCTTCATCAAGCAGGTGACCACGGATGCCGCCTCCGAAGCCATTGCCACCTCGGTGATCGCGCTGGCGCACCAGATGGGGCTGGGCGTCATCGCCGAAGGCGTGGAGAGCGAAGCGCAGCTCGCTTTCCTCACCCGCCACGGCTGTGACGAGATCCAGGGCTACTATTTCAGCGCACCGGTGCCCGCCTCGGCGCTCGCCGTACTGCTTGGCAGCGGCCGGCAGCTGGTGGCGTCGGGTACGCCGGACACCGAGCGCACATTGCTGATCGTTGACGATGAACCGGCCGTGCTGGCAATGATGATGCTCGCGCTCGACGGGCAGGGTTACCGTGTGCTGACTGCCCGCAGCGCCCGTGAAGCGCTTGCGCTCATGGCCAGCAACGCGGTTCAGGTCATCGTGACGGACCAGCGCATGCCGGAGATGGACGGCGCCGAATTGCTCCAGCGTGTCGGCGCCCTCTATCCGGAGACGCTGCGCATCGTGCTCACCGGCTTTGCCGATACCGACTATCTGCGCAGTGCGATGCGCAGCGGTGAGATCTACAAATTCATCACCAAGCCGTGGGACGAAGCGAACCTGCGCAAGCAGGTCAGCGACGCGTTCCGTCAACAGTCGAGCCGTGCCGCGTCCCGTCGACCGGCCGTTGGCGGGGTCAGCCGGCTGCGCGCCGTCCCCGCGCCGAACACGGCATCGGGCGGTAACGGCCCGCCCCATTGACGTGCCGGGGGTGGCCACTCATCGAGGGCGCGGAAAGTTCTCCTCCACCCGCCGGGCGATGCGCTCGAGCAAGGCCTGTCCGGCCTGCGCGCCTGGCGAGTGCCCGCCTGGCGGGCGGAAGACGAGATGGATATGTCCGTCGCTGGCCGTGTCGAGCTGGTACAGCCCCACGGTGAGCGGGCAGTTGGCGATGTTCTCGGGGGCCTCGCGCACCAGCGTGCTGGCCACCCGCACACTGCAGAATGCAAACACCTCCGCGTGACGATACGGCGTAGCGCCGTGATGCAGGTCGGCATCGGTGCGTGCCAGCATCTGGCCGAAATCGCTGACCGATGAAACCCGCAGCCCTTCATCGATGATGGCGTCGTCCAGCGCGATGCGGGCGGTGGCGTAGTCGTCGGTGTTGAGGCGGTGATGGACGATGCTGTCGGCTCTGGCGGGCAGGGGCAGGGCGAGTGCCAGGGTGAGCACGACGAGCGAAGGGAAGGACCGGCGCATGCTGTTATCCCGATAAGAGTCGAATGATTCTAACGCGCGAAAAAAGACGGCGCCCGAGGGCGCCGTTCAAGTCGAGGGAGATCGCGTTATTCCGATACGGTCAGAAGAAGACGATGCCCCCGAGGGAGATGGTGCGCGTCTTCAGGTCGCCGTTGCCGCCGGAGTTGATGGCATCGGGGCCGCTGGCCTTTTCCTGGTTGTACTCGGCCACCAGGGTGATGTACTTGTTGAGCGTGTGATAGACGCCCAGCGTGGTGCCGCGGAACTTG comes from Denitromonas sp. and encodes:
- a CDS encoding DUF302 domain-containing protein, with protein sequence MRRSFPSLVVLTLALALPLPARADSIVHHRLNTDDYATARIALDDAIIDEGLRVSSVSDFGQMLARTDADLHHGATPYRHAEVFAFCSVRVASTLVREAPENIANCPLTVGLYQLDTASDGHIHLVFRPPGGHSPGAQAGQALLERIARRVEENFPRPR
- a CDS encoding PAS domain S-box protein; translated protein: MNIRRSFYVMAALVALLSAGAGYWQLADSHAKLEAVEWVHDANRLADAAQQLSAGLAMERGITAAILANPADAQAAMLDEMRRARQSVDAYQKRLSVVADALTRRDIAHPVLSKLREMGPVRLQMAALRATVDARLTGADERLDAEGWIEQMTEHIGSLQDLAAISMQPLRDNRYTLASALAIKDVMFTLGEYAGRERAAIGVAVARGTPLSAYAWRALEDQRLIADRARARAEAILAHLPATPELVQARLRFEVEYLGRYEALRSQILASSLAGERYPVDAGQWYREATAGVDAILGVSSALSSQFEADIARLRSHAVNTQGMLILLFLAMAVLFGIAVQGVRHRVLLPLQALESAAATITRGDLSQPLPAQRSDELGRLGEAFENMRQALLEDKDRRERDTVALRKLYALIEQSATAMIVTDADGIIEYANTPFATITGYTREEAIGRKAGFWRSERTPAALYRQMWETALAGKVWEGEMINRRKNGELYWASMILSPVSDDNGRITHLISVQSDISERRLIEERLNFLFDL
- a CDS encoding EAL domain-containing protein, producing MSRAISANAASSRSGSTSCSTYDELTGLPNRSLLAQRFAEISAEVEHRGTMIGFVSIGIGRFKRINDSLGRDVGDQLLKVIAQRLSECVDVADTVSRHGGTEFVVMTPDLVLRDALHDKVARIIDTLNLPVVIQGERLQPTINAGISVMPHDGGHLDVLLRKATIALHHAERHGLGTCQCSDALDQDAQERLALEGALRDSLESSALELHYQPKVNLASGHVVGVEALARWVHPVTRQQVPPSRFIPIAEESGLILQLGAWALRQACRQNKAWLDAGLPRVVVAVNLSANQLRQPDLVDIVAEVLRETGLPPALLELELTESALMEDPEQANEVLRRLKALGLRLAIDDFGTGYSSLAYLSQFPVDQLKIDRSFIKQVTTDAASEAIATSVIALAHQMGLGVIAEGVESEAQLAFLTRHGCDEIQGYYFSAPVPASALAVLLGSGRQLVASGTPDTERTLLIVDDEPAVLAMMMLALDGQGYRVLTARSAREALALMASNAVQVIVTDQRMPEMDGAELLQRVGALYPETLRIVLTGFADTDYLRSAMRSGEIYKFITKPWDEANLRKQVSDAFRQQSSRAASRRPAVGGVSRLRAVPAPNTASGGNGPPH